The Fusibacter sp. A1 DNA segment TCGCTTGATAGGATTCTTATCTTTTATCATTTCCGAATGATCGCTCGTTTGGTTTGTTTCCATCTGAAATACCCTCCATACTGTGTGTCCAAACCCAGTTAATAGCGTAATGCCAAGACGTTGACATCACTTTGTGGATTTCGAATCACTGTTCGTCTTATTATTGACTCCAACGCCGTCAATACTTCCGTATTGATTTCCTTAATCTCATCATCAGGCTTTTGAATAAAGTATCCTTGGCCATATTGCACACCTAATTCGACAAGTGTGCTTAACTCTTCAAAAGTTTCAATGCCTTCAGCAATTAGGAGTATGTTCGACGCTCTCGAAAATTCAACCATGCCCTTTACGAGTGCATATTTCAAACGATCTTGATCCACATTGCGAATCAACCCCATGTCAAGTTTTACATAATTTGGCTTTACATCGATGATCAGATTCAGTCCTGAGTAACCTGCGCCGGCATCATCAATGGCAATTTTAAAATCCTGATTCTTATAGTGATCGATGGTTGATTTGAAGCCGTTCAAATCAGTTATGACATTCCGTTCTGTGATTTCGAATATAACATTTGATGGGGTGATTTCATATTGATCCAAAAAAGCTTTCGTAAAACCAGACTTATAGCTTTCATCATGCATTACGTTTGGATTCACATTGATAAAAAGCTTTTTATCGTAGGGGGGTATCATGAATTTGAATGCT contains these protein-coding regions:
- a CDS encoding EAL domain-containing protein, whose protein sequence is MSNQMKDALDYIVSNKKIRTVFQPIISLRDGSVLGHEALSRITHDCAIKNPDMLFTIAEKFNRLWDLELLCRTTALESAFKFMIPPYDKKLFINVNPNVMHDESYKSGFTKAFLDQYEITPSNVIFEITERNVITDLNGFKSTIDHYKNQDFKIAIDDAGAGYSGLNLIIDVKPNYVKLDMGLIRNVDQDRLKYALVKGMVEFSRASNILLIAEGIETFEELSTLVELGVQYGQGYFIQKPDDEIKEINTEVLTALESIIRRTVIRNPQSDVNVLALRY